A stretch of DNA from Arachis hypogaea cultivar Tifrunner chromosome 19, arahy.Tifrunner.gnm2.J5K5, whole genome shotgun sequence:
ACATAAATAAAAGATATGGTTTTAGAAGAAGCTGCAATATTGAAATGAGACAACCGAAAGCAAGGATGATGAATGGAGAGTGGTGAGTGTGGACCAATGATGTCTTGGCTGCATCAAACAGCAtgagaaattgaaattgaagaaatttcTACTCTAAAAATTAAGTTACTATTCCTATAGTATATATAATCCTCACAGTGCATAAATCATAACCATGCTTGAAAATTGTTTCAAGTGAATACAATATAAACTATATATACAAATAATTCAGTTCCATTCAATACTTCAATTATATTCGTAGCTATGCCAACCCATAAAACTACCCTACCCTCAGGTTTTGCTGGCCACCATTACGTATAGAGGAAAGTAAAATGTAGTGAGTCTTCTTAAACTAACAGCAATCAATCAAGAACATTCAAGTTAGGAATTAACAACAAATAAATATTACtaaattaacaatgaataaagtattaaaattaaGAACTTAATCAGTAATCACCAACAATCAATAACCTAATTAGTGAAATCTTTATAACATTTTCAAAGAAAATCATTAGTAAATTGTGAATTCTATAATGGTAGCATTTGCCCTaacttaaaaaacaaaaacaacaataaaaaaaagaaagagtagAAGCAGGCACCAACCGAAACACAGGCAACGAGGGTAACGATAGGAAGGTGATGACAAGTATTTTGAGGGCACGTTAACGCGAAAACGACGATTGAGACGGGAACGTACAAGCTCTGAATGCACGAAATAGAGGATCTCTACGACGGCGACACTCACAAGTGATAAACGCCAGTGAAGAGCGACGACGTCCGTTAGATTAGAGGAGAATCGACATCATCATTGATGAAGAACCTTTACTCTGCGCGCGAAACCCTTGGTGTTTCAATTTGATACCAAGAGACTCTGATGAGTGATTAGTTTAGTAAAgtagtattttattattaaattaaaataaaataatgacatATTGAATAATAAACAGCCACGTAAAAAACTAAACTAacagtaaatttaaaaaattgatgtTTGATTAAAAATGTCAAACGTGACAaatcttttatggttaaaaagttaatttaaattagttacaaTCTATATTATTAGCGCCTCAATcttttatgaataattttttattatcagaAATAATTATTTACACATTTGATGTCGATGGTCTGCAGCTCTGGTAGTCCCTCGTGCTGGTAATCTTGAGATTACGGCGACGTCATCATGGTCCAATTGACCAATAATCTAAAGATAATaagattccaaaaaaaaaaacatttcttGAAGAACTTGAAATCTCAAATTAAGTTCACTTTCAAATGTGCAATCAATCGGTTAAAAAGTTTTAATATAGTTGGTTGAAGTTCCAAAAATAAGAATTATGAAAAATTTACATGGAGAAAAATAGAAATTGTTGAAGGCGTTTTCTAAGTTAATAATTTTTGGAATataggttttttttatttttggcatGGTAGAATTTGTCTTTAACAAAATTTTAGGTCATCTATATTTACATAAATAACGAAATTACATTATTTTTGTATAACATACCTCATTAATTAtcatattgaaattaaaaagtgCATAATCAATTatgttatataaataaaagaaaataatcatgtctaaaaatatatttgatatttatCAAATGTTTTAACTCtgttattgtaaaaaattaattattttattgtaaaaaatttaataataaataatactatatttaaaatatccaataataatagATTTGCTAGGCGTATTCTATTtgctctagttttttttttttttttatcataaatgtGCTATCATGAGATTGAtgtaccaaaataaaataaatgactatattGTAATTTCAGCTTTGCATTCTTTACTTTCATAGTTTCATATTATAAAGTTCAAAATGTaagtttatatataataattccataaaaagtaaaatatatacttCCTAATAAATCACATACttgaataatataaaattaaaatctaatacaAATTACTGAACCAAAAACTACACTTCTATTTAAGCAACCAATGGTTTCGTAATATAAATTTGGTTAAGGCCAGGACATCGTCGAATATAATTTAGTAACCGACAACAGTGTTGAAGAAATGTtgctttttataattattattttcttaaaattgtAGTGTGTGTCCTTTGACGTGTCACTAACCAGAGCCACAAATCATAATCTTGTAAAGTCTGTATgtcctaatttatttatttttatttttgaacatgTATGTCCTAAACTTTTATCGTTACATCCAAATTAAAATTGCTCTGCTCCTTGCACTAAACCAAAATTGGATTTCACCAACGAAATCCAGCCAAAACCGTGAACATTAATTAATCATTAGTGTCTGCAAACTTGGTATTCAAACTCAAAATTCAAAACTAGTCCCTTCCCCCTGGCCCATTCTgaggggaaaaaaaaaaccacaaatTAAAACCCTCACAAGCTACCACAAATGAATAATGAAACCTCAATTAATATGTACGATTCTAGGCATTACAAAGACATTAATCAGAATCATTTGAAGGAGTTTGGAATAGAGTGGTATGATTTTGCGGTTTTTGGCATGGTTGGTGTGACCATAATTTCCTCCATATGGGTATTATGGATGAAGGAAGCTTCTTCAGGGGCAGGGGCATGCAAGAATAACAACAataccaataacaagaacaagaacaacaacaaaagtgGCGATTTTGAAGTAATAAATCTTGACGACGATGATGACGAGAATGTTTTGGTGATGACAACTTCTCGAgggaataataaaaagataaataataataataacaataaaaatgaaGGGATGTCTCAGCTATGGACAAGTTGTTGGAAAGGAGTGCACCCATTGTGTCTTCTCTTTACGCGTTTCTCCTCGCTTCTCATCATGGCTGTGTTGGTGTCCATGGATGTTCTTGATTACGATGCATCCATCTTTTTTTACTACACAGAGTATGTTatataattttcatcatattaCAAACTAATTTCTAAATTCATTCGTTGTTTCTGAGAGGCAAAACATGaaactattttctttcttttgcctcttgaatttcttttcccttttttaatatatcatttttttctttaatcttcTGCTACTTATTGGATGCATATGATTCTTGCTTCTTTTGAGCGTCGAACTCACCAttgaacatttttcttttttggaaaaAATTATTTGCAGGTGGACTTTCACTTTGGTCATGATATATTTTTTGGTAAGCCAATAACATACACCACAATGTTAATTAAGATGTTGTTATAGCTCTTTTTCttgttaattaattatcatttgaTTTGTGAATGGTTTATTTAGATGGGAACCGTAGCATCTGCGTATGGATGCTGGCAATTTTGTAAAAAGCCTCCCATTGAACATGAAGAAATGAGTGAGTTTCTTGGAAGAAATACATCACAAGAGAGAATATCTACAAAAACTATTATTGCTTATTACGAAGAGACCGAACCCAATGGTTCCTTCCAGGTTCAAAAAAATCGAAATGTAAAAGATGAGTTTAAACAAGGAGCGGGATTCTGGGTTTATGTCGTGCAAATTACCTATCAGGTTTGTTAAAATTCCATTTTTAATTATGGGATAATTTTGGGGAGTACTATCTACAAAGAAATCTAAccttttaacaatttttatttatttttgttaaaattcaaagttttagaaaataaatttaattctcaTGTACTGATCTTATAAAAGAATTTTActtattagtaaaaataactaatttttaaatttattattttaaaagaaaaatgatacttatcttttaaattttcaatctTTAGCAagtctttttatttaaataatattatttaattaatttaaatattcactTTTATAGAAAGTTActtgtttttttaataaaaaattacttgtTTTTTAATTTCTCTCACTTCTAAAGACGGAATGATGGACAATTTTTAAATGATACCTAGTTGCACTGATTTTACAAAAAATCTAAATGTATATATTTAAATGAGATTATCATGTAAAACTTTTTATACTAttaatgtatttaaattaaatttttaaataattatagtacttttgtaataaaatttaGTGATAGATTAAAAATAGATACTTTttgttaaaaggaaaaaaattgttacaaaatttaTTGTCCTTtgtccaaaataataataaaaaaattaagatatgtGTAgtttcacaaaaaaaatataataacaaaacataaataataacaaagaaaattctttttatctttctaatttttatctatttatatatttattgtttttctcttataTCAAAAATGATATTCTGTATTTAACAGACGGCTGCAGGAGCTGTCATGTTAACAGACATCGTATTTTGGGGTCTTATTTTTCCGCTCATGTCAATTTCTCATTACAAACTAAACATGGTGAGTGTAATAATAACCATCCTACAAATTCAATGTTACTCTTGTCCACTAAATCCAATTTCTAACCAGATTCATTCTACTCTAGATTCTAGGCAAAAAGTAATTAACCAAATAGTAACCGTTTTTTGCTTTCCTGATCTTGGCAGTTAATAATGGCCCTCATGCATTCTATGAATGCAGTTTTCCTCCTTTTGGATACAGCTTTGAATAATCTTGTAAGTAATTAGACAAGTTAGgatttaattaatttaacaaCAATTTGACAACCAATCAATGGATTCTAATATTATGTAATGCTGCATTTTCTTAATTTCAGCCCTTCCCTTTTTTTAGAATAGCATATTTTGTGCTATGGAGCTGTGTCTACATCATTTTCCAATGGATCATCCATGCATGTGGTTTTACATGGtaagatataatttttatttttatgcagaAATTAAATCCTATTTGTATTTTTGGACATTCCCaactttaacaaaaaaaatattgggATCTCAAACAAAAGGATTAGGAACTATAACTCATAACTCCAGCCATCGGATAGTTAGAATTACTTAGGatttaagacaaaaaaaagaaaagggcgTTTGTTATCATATATTGAACCATGTTTGTAGATGTAGATTTTACTTCATGTATTGAAATGTAATAGTGAGTTTAATCACAATATCTAATGATGATGAAAAACTGTATATATTAATTCAATATacgagttaaaataattaaaagtaataTGTTTCTTATAAATAATCAAAGTACTGAATTATGAAGAATTGCGGAGTTTAGTGACTAAACTAGCAAACTGTTGTATAACTGGTTACTTTCTACCAAACTCTAATTGTAATTCTGTCttcaactaaaatttttaatgttcATTCTTTCTAAATTTGTTATTATCTTGatgtctttttcaaattatttattgatacctcatcatcattttttttctaatactaaCACAAATAAGCTAAAAATTAGTAACAAATATGTAAAAATTTCACGTGCAGATATTTTTATGTGAAGTTTATAGTTAAAatcattagataataatttaattaaatatgttaaatcGTGTAATAATATTTAGCTaccaattttatataaaaatagttGTATGTGAATTTATATCACCTAATTAATATCATGTCAAATTAGATGGTAGCATAAATAAATTATGACAATTTGAGAATAAGAACTAAAAAAGTGGTAATTAGgaattttatcttatattatttGCATGATTATTTAAAAGCTTTATTTGTTATATTCATTGCAATATGTAAGGATTCTGTTCTTCCTCCAACAGGTGGCCGTACCCATTTTTGGAGCTTAATAGTCCATGGGCTCCCTTTTGGTAATAACACTAATTAATAACTATCTACATAAAGATATGCCTTCTCTattgttttcttgctttcaataaAGCCAAAACTAAATTATATATATCACCACTTTTTCAATTTACAGGTATCTCGGTTTGGGAGTAATTCACTTCCCCTGCTACGCATTGTATTCACTAATAGTTAAAGCCAAATACGCAATTCTCAGCAAGCTATTCCCTCAAGCATTTTTGAGGTCATAGGGAATAGAAGACAAATAAGAGTTCAcaaattatgagaagaaaaacTTTTGAGTTCGTTTTGTACATGAACGAATTTGTAATAGTACTGCTAGATAATTTTTTGAATGGTGAGTAACTTTCAATGAAAGAAGATTTAACTATCAATTAGTTAAATATGATTTGTTATAGAAGATAATGATAGTTATATGTTATCTGTACCTTAAAAATCAGTCACCGAATTAATCATTTAtataaagtatatattaaaatataaaataaattgaacaatatatttatttatatataataattaatttggtgACTGATTTTTTACGTGCATATagaatttttgtttatttgtacAATTAATATCTCATCTAATGAAATAAGATTATATTTATTATTCTCAGctatactattttaatttttaaatttaatttgcttACTCAACAGTGTGCAAATTATAAAATATTCTATCTACTTAAAACTAAGCATAGACACACCCATGAACACAAAAAAAAAGCGGATCAAAgtaaaataaacatgaaaagtgaTGAATAAGATCATGCAAATATAACTTATCTTAAGAAAAGCAAAAtcagatttaaaatattttaattactttctaaatcgTTTCAAAAAGCATTGGGCATTGTTCAACAAGGattatttgagttaattttaggtagtatttggtagagagacagagacagaaagattgagactgagagatagagactaagagacagaaattgaaataaatttcagtattttgtttattataaagtgggagatagaaattgaaataagaatgaaactctaatttaatttgtacaaaaggtaaaattacaattaattaattgaaatgaggatattttaggtataaaatgttattaaagtttcagtctccatctctaaaaattttagtcccctatGTCTCTACTTTTTGAAGgtattgaaatactgaaattttaggggACAGAGACATAAATTTTAATACCAATCTCTGAATCAACAAACATAATATTGACTCTCTGTCACCTAGTCTctatctcagtacctcaaaacaaatgctacctaaatGAGAGGGGACAGAAACTTTTATTGGACAGTGCCCCTCAAATCAGATAGTGGAgataggaaaagtctagggggccagtAATTTTATTGAATGTTGGCCAGCATGCaaccagcagagaaaggtgagccattggatgaaatcggatgaaatctcacatcaatctcacaccattaaatcatcattgatggctatttgatggctactaatcacaaaagttgctgacccTCTAGCATTGCTCGTGGAGATATATGCAAGAAATTTTATTTCGCTCAAATTAGTAATAATCTaagagatttaatttttttttagttgtttatAGTATTCTCTAACTCAATAGGTCAAGACTAATTTGTCATGGATCTAAGCTCTATTTGAAAGTCTGATATtgaccaaaaattaattttccaACACTTATTTAAATATACAAGTGAATTACTACTCGACCATTTAATTATTAGGGTTATGTAACATATTTTGAACGTACGTTAAGCCttctatttatttagtttttttttttttttttttggacagtgTATTTGTTTAGTGTTTAATGGATGAATTTGATAAAGATTAGGATGGAGTTATTTGAGATACATGCCGAATTTACGAGGGACGCAATCCATATAGCTTTTCTTATGGGTCAAGATACCCTTAACCGAGGTGCTCCTAGGTTGACCCAGGGTTAGGCCCATTTTTAGAGTTGGACCATAAGAGACATACTATAGTCATTTACATATTAAAAAACACGTAACAATGGAGGTACACAATATCAAGGAAGAGAGAGCGCATAATTCTTTTGCTGACATTGttaaaaatgaaaagaatcaCGCTGGCAAAACTGGAACTGAAAacaagaggaagatggccatagATAAAGAGGCACTAGAAAATTGTGATAAAGAATATAATGATATCACAGttaaaatgtcggtaaagattttctcaATAAAATTGCATTGCAAAGTATAGTTTTAAATCGATAAATTAACCTCAAtcgaatttaatttgtttgtcacaaatacaaatccaataaaaataaatcgaagtattcaaacttcgagtcatctctcaaggaattgcaggaaagtgtatttattattggttatgaaaaaaaatattttttttagattttttaaatgttgaacaaggaatgtaaaatggcaataaaataaactaaaactaagaaaactcctagcaaggattgagaattggaattcctatcctcattatcatttcccaattgtgatggtaattgccttttgctttcacttagttaacctctaacaatgaaggaaagtcaagtgaacaaaatcaacttgagttcataaGTCATAATCAAAGACGAGAATTAGTGaaactcaagccaactagcaactttcaattaccaACCAACAAAAgattttgacaattcaagagtctccaaattaatcaatccaagctaagagtacaaaattctaatttaaaatccaaccaaacattttatcaaacacttggaaggcacaaaataaaagcatagaaaattaataagagataataaaatctaaacaaccaattgcaaaggaataacaataacaagcaATTGAACAATAAGGAACGTgcaacataaattgcattaataaaaatttagagtagcacatgaactcataaactaaattagtaaaataaaggaatcaatgtgagaagtagataactaaagtgatagaacaaataaaagtagagaaaactaaattaaaggaacattgaacttgaattttgagaagaaataaatctaaagccctaaaacctagagagaggagagagcctctctcactagaaaactacatctaaaacctaactaatgtgtaaagtgaatgaatgattgaatgattccccttctgctccactctgcagcctctaatcttcatTTTCGGGTTTGAAATTGGAcaaaaaacagcccagaaattggcCCAACGTTTTCTGATATGTGCAGCATGTGACGCTTTGTCACGCGTATGTgtcgctcacgcgtacgcgtcataacacgcgtgcgcatcacctaACTGTAAGGCAACTATgaaaaattgcatatcattttgaagccccggatgttagcttttcaacgctaccagaaccgcctcattcggatctttgtaactcaagttatgatcgatttagtacgaagatgtcaggattgacagcttagcaattccttcaatttcttgtattccttccacttttgcattctttctttccatcctctaagccatttctacCCTATAGACCCTGAAAAcccttaacaaatatatcacggcatcgaatggtaataagagaggattaaaattagcaaatttaaggccaaagaagcatgttttcaatcatagcacaaaattagaaaggaaaatgtaaaacatgcgaattctatgaataagtgtgagaataatggataaaatccactcaatttagtataaaataaaccgtaaaatagtggtttatcagccctCCCACCTCCTTCacctctcttctcctctccctctacgtctcttcttcttctgcttcttcttcttcttcttcttcttttcctttgcgTCGCTCTCCCTCCACGTTTCTTCTCAGGATAATCTTTGGAAGTTTTTGTAcacaataattttagatattttttgttagattttggATGTTCTTTTCAACGAGTTTGAatattttttgttagattttggatgttctttttctattattttagattttttttgttaagttttggattttatttttcaaaacataagaaaaaaacatgcaaaaaattaagaaagaaaaatatctaaaactattaaaaagaatcatccaaaacctaaaaagaaaaaacattcaaaacataagaagaagaagaagaaaaagaaacaaaaagagattTTCGTTACCACGTTTGTCATGTCACGCACGACTAAAGGTGGCAGAGAGTGATATGTCGTTCACGATGAAGGACCCACAACTGGTGGTGGTAGAAGAAGGCATGCAGTCGGCTAGGTGATATGGGAGGAGGGGCTCTAACGTGGGTGATACCTATGTGAAGGAAAAGAGTTTGTGATTGTTTTTTTAAGTAGGATTgcgattatttttaatttaagtttttttagACTTCTTTTACCGTTCATATACTAAATGACTGTAATTAGTTGATATTTTTGTTGGTTATCTAGTGGGACTGTCTTAATTAAATATGGCACTCATTAGTAGTATCATGATATATGTATCCTTTCTGTAATAGAATTATGATGATTGCGCTAACACGCAATTAACTAGTTTCATTCGTTACATTTATAAGAATTCTTACTCGagattaaatattataattttcttgtgatattttgatttaaatataACTAATCAAAATTCTTCAAGGCCaattatttttagtagttttggtCGGTACaaatattaaactatttttaataaataaattttattaatttatatggacaaattttaaaaatatgagtgtaaattatattattaatttttgtgtacaaaattttaataaaatatatatgtaaattatatatattttgtgtgtAAAACGTTTGTAAATATGGATACAAATTATTACCAACCAAgtgctaataaaaaataataatatttgctgATCTTGTAGTATTACTCTATATTTTCATTAAttaatctattatctattatatctattatatattactaattttataaccaaaatGTGCCATATGTCACTttctcattgtaattgaaatcaaatctttccctccaaaattaaagaattctccccctctttcttactaattttacaaccaaaatatacCACATATCACTCCCTCAttataattgaaatcaaatcttttcctccaaaattaaagaattcttctcTCATtcctattaattttaatttataaccaaaatgtgccacatatCATTCTTTCgttacaattgaaatcaaatctttccctctaaaattaaagagttctcccctcctctctctcctttttctatctctctcattccttcaaccactctatctccttttatcattatcaataactaattacgaattttacaatcaaaatgtacaacaacgtgacattctttaattaattgtattcaaattaaaattaaaatattaaaattgaaatatacatatattatgtatcatatatcactatctaatttaataaccaaatgtgtcatatgacactctcttattaaaattgagagaaaatattt
This window harbors:
- the LOC112775186 gene encoding uncharacterized protein, giving the protein MNNETSINMYDSRHYKDINQNHLKEFGIEWYDFAVFGMVGVTIISSIWVLWMKEASSGAGACKNNNNTNNKNKNNNKSGDFEVINLDDDDDENVLVMTTSRGNNKKINNNNNNKNEGMSQLWTSCWKGVHPLCLLFTRFSSLLIMAVLVSMDVLDYDASIFFYYTEWTFTLVMIYFLMGTVASAYGCWQFCKKPPIEHEEMSEFLGRNTSQERISTKTIIAYYEETEPNGSFQVQKNRNVKDEFKQGAGFWVYVVQITYQTAAGAVMLTDIVFWGLIFPLMSISHYKLNMLIMALMHSMNAVFLLLDTALNNLPFPFFRIAYFVLWSCVYIIFQWIIHACGFTWWPYPFLELNSPWAPFWYLGLGVIHFPCYALYSLIVKAKYAILSKLFPQAFLRS